From a region of the Gossypium raimondii isolate GPD5lz chromosome 10, ASM2569854v1, whole genome shotgun sequence genome:
- the LOC105775195 gene encoding disease resistance-like protein DSC1 produces MASSSPSSRQTKHQVFLSFRGEDTRLNFTSHLLKALKDTGLNVFFDEETLERGEQISPALSNAIMASNLSIIILSKDYASSKSCLAEISCIMYCKHTRRQIVLPIFYHVDPFDVRNLGGSFKTSFSDHESKSLDQVRRWKKAFADVGKLKGWHIEGGKFDRPETKYIKDIVEYVTKKLMNNKSSTAFEELVGIDYQKKTILKLINQKDCRVIGLWGMAGIGKTTLANVVYHEICSKFKSCWFLQNVREKIRQQGMESLRNNFVSKILNQQIDILTPSIGSAFIRERLNNKKVIVVVDDVDDPDLIDYLGVKHFGDGSKIILISRDRQVLKNGGADKIHKVNRLNEKSSLQLFSTFAFKQLNPTANFRDLSNQFVRYAQGNPLALKVLGCKLYTKSRKEWESEVDRLKEYGQPKISQILKSSFDELGELEKNLFLDIACFFKGKYKEEVEDILCSLYNGAVCGISNLVDKCLLDIIHFQDMLEEDLRLFRPTFAAERVVDFSTACAAGPLIISMHDILEEMGKDIIRQEAIGIGNCSRLWSPNNVHQMLRYNKKGNEAIKGIKLDMSQIDNLKLSPTVFENMLNLRFIHFYFPRKFGECWNNKLLADQVDIVSLPDELRYLCWECYPFKSLSSSFNPKNLVVLKLPHGDMEQLWNGDNHQDLVSLKEIDLFDCKNLRKIPSLLGAINLKSLCCRGCESLVELPCLTHLASLKSFDLHGCHNLKKIPEIPSHFHYLDLEGTGIEEVPDSIEHLIWLRQLRLSNSRVKNVSNNILKLESLNDLDLSHCPISKFPEIPKSLRRLNLSKTQIEQVSLSFDYIGILADLDMSGSGIQKLQCYISLSGSRKIPTIDVPSSILSFKSLRNLRMNHCKSLKLLLDLPPYLWRLDAHDCPSLEKVSFIQQHGFLGGAYELSMMFSNCSNLNQDSIDSIEANAMFKIGSIAEKWRGQNIFFPRASVCCFPGTEISANKFESQNVYSSLTLKIAPNVCGKRRFLAFAICLVADLTHCSGFKELELTCEYQLTVSSCSDGGGGYEKFKSVLYDGGSLKSEWNCMGDHVLILFQKDMIKEDKNYEEATFEFYIRSYSYNEEGEKICLHDFKVKKCGVHVFYVDAKSDADATEKRVAGNKRSFSHDGEEGDGGLKRLN; encoded by the exons ATGGCGtcttcttcaccttcttctcGTCAAACGAAGCACCAAGTTTTCTTGAGCTTCAGAGGTGAAGACACGCGCCTTAACTTCACCAGTCATCTACTCAAAGCTTTGAAAGACACGGGACTGAATGTCTTCTTCGATGAAGAAACATTGGAAAGAGGGGAGCAAATATCACCAGCACTTTCAAATGCAATTATGGCCTCAAATCTCTCGATCATCATTTTATCTAAAGACTATGCTTCTTCGAAATCATGCTTGGCTGAAATTTCTTGCATCATGTACTGCAAGCACACTCGACGACAAATTGTTCTTCCCATCTTTTACCATGTTGATCCTTTTGATGTGCGGAACCTTGGTGGCAGTTTCAAAACATCCTTTAGTGACCATGAATCAAAAAGTCTAGATCAAGTACGACGATGGAAAAAAGCCTTTGCTGACGTCGGTAAATTAAAAGGGTGGCATATTGAAGGTGGCAAGTTCGACAG ACCTGAAACCAAGTACATCAAGGATATCGTTGAATATGTTACAAAAAAGCTGATGAATAACAAATCCAGTACTGCTTTTGAAGAATTGGTTGGAATAGATTATCAGAAAAAGACAATCTTGAAGCTAATTAATCAAAAAGATTGCCGCGTAATAGGGCTTTGGGGAATGGCTGGTATAGGCAAAACTACTCTTGCTAATGTTGTATATCATGAAATCTGTTCAAAGTTTAAAAGTTGTTGGTTTCTTCAAAATGTTAGAGAGAAAATACGCCAACAAGGGATGGAGTCTTTACGAAATAACTTtgtttctaaaatattaaaccaGCAAATTGATATACTTACCCCCTCGATAGGGTCCGCTTTTATCCGAGAGAGGCTCAACAATAAAAAAGtaattgttgttgttgatgatgtTGATGACCCAGACCTAATAGATTACTTGGGTGTTAAACATTTTGGTGATGGAAGTAAAATCATTCTAATATCTAGAGATAGACAAGTTCTCAAGAATGGAGGAGCTGACAAAATACACAAGGTAAATAGGTTAAATGAGAAAAGCTCTCTTCAACTTTTTTCTACATTTGCATTTAAGCAGTTGAATCCTACTGCTAATTTTCGAGATCTATCGAACCAATTTGTAAGATATGCCCAAGGCAATCCACTTGCTCTTAAGGTTTTGGGTTGTAAACTATATACGAAATCTAGAAAAGAGTGGGAGAGCGAGGTGGATAGACTAAAGGAATATGGCCAAccaaaaatatcacaaattttAAAGAGTAGCTTTGATGAGCTAGGTGAACTAGAGAAGAATTTATTTCTTGACATAGCATGTTTCTTCAAAGGGAAATATAAGGAAGAAGTAGAAGATATTCTATGTTCCTTGTATAATGGTGCAGTGTGTGGAATAAGCAATTTGGTGGATAAATGCCTACTTGACATCATCCATTTTCAAGATATGCTTGAGGAAGATCTCAGACTGTTTCGCCCAACATTTGCAGCAGAACGTGTAGTCGATTTTTCCACAGCATGTGCAGCAGGACCTCTAATAATTTCTATGCATGATATTCTTGAAGAGATGGGCAAGGATATTATTCGCCAAGAAGCTATAGGCATTGGAAATTGCAGTAGACTATGGAGTCCCAATAATGTGCATCAAATGCTGAGATACAATAAA aAAG GAAATGAAGCAATTAAAGGAATAAAGTTAGACATGTctcaaattgataatttaaagtTATCTCCTACTGTTTTTGAGAATATGCTAAATCTTAGATTTATCCACTTTTATTTTCCTCGAAAATTTGGGGAATGTTGGAATAACAAGCTACTTGCAGACCAAGTTGATATTGTATCTCTTCCTGATGAGCTAAGGTATCTTTGTTGGGAGTGTTACCCGTTCAAATCTTTATCCTCAAGTTTTAATCCAAAAAATCTTGTTGTATTGAAATTACCACATGGTGATATGGAACAACTTTGGAATGGAGATAATCATCAG GATCTTGTTAGTTTAAAGGAAATTGACCTTTTTGATTGCAAGAATTTAAGAAAGATTCCTAGTCTACTCGGGGCAATCAACCTTAAAAGCCTTTGCTGTAGGGGGTGCGAAAGTTTGGTTGAACTTCCTTGCCTAACCCATTTGGCTTCTCTTAAAAGTTTTGATCTTCATGGATGTCATAACCTCAAGAAGATTCCTGAGATCCCAAGTCATTTTCATTACTTGGATTTAGAAGGAACGGGAATAGAGGAAGTGCCTGATTCAATTGAACATCTCATCTGGCTTAGACAATTACGGTTGAGTAACTCAAGGGTTAAAAATGTGTCCAACAATATTTTGAAGTTGGAATCCCTTAATGATTTGGATCTTAGTCATTGCCCAATCTCCAAATTTCCAGAAATCCCCAAAAGCTTACGTAGATTGAACTTATCAAAGACTCAAATTGAACAAGTGTCCTTGTCTTTCGACTACATAGGTATTCTTGCAGACTTAGATATGAGCGGCTCAGGTATTCAAAAGCTACAGTGCTATATTTCCCTCTCTGGTTCAAGAAAGATTCCAACCATTGATGTGCCCTCATCAATCTTATCGTTTAAAAGCCTTCGAAATTTGAGGATGAACCATTGCAAGAGCCTTAAATTACTCTTAGATCTTCCACCATATTTATGGCGCTTGGATGCACATGACTGCCCATCATTAGAAAAAGTGTCGTTCATACAACAACACGGTTTTCTTGGTGGGGCTTATGAGTTAAGCATGATGTTCTCCAATTGCTCTAATTTGAATCAAGACTCAATTGATAGCATTGAGGCAAATGCCATGTTCAAAATTGGATCTATAGCAGAGAAATGGAGAGggcaaaatattttttttccaagagCATCGGTTTGTTGTTTCCCGGGAACCGAAATTTCAGCAAATAAGTTCGAGTCCCAGAACGTGTATTCTTCCTTAACATTGAAGATAGCTCCAAATGTGTGTGGTAAGAGAAGATTCTTGGCTTTTGCTATCTGCCTTGTGGCCGATCTCACCCACTGTAGTGGCTTCAAAGAACTTGAACTTACCTGTGAATACCAACTGACAGTCTCTAGTTGTAgtgatggtggtggtggttATGAAAAGTTCAAAAGTGTGTTATATGACGGTGGGAGTTTAAAGTCAGAGTGGAACTGCATGGGTGATCACGTATTGATTCTATTTCAAAAGGATATGATTAAAGAAGACAAGAATTATGAAGAGGCAACATTTGAATTCTACATCAGAAGTTATAGCTACAATGAAGAGGGTGAAAAAATATGTCTCCATGATTTCAAGGTGAAGAAATGCGGCGTTCATGTATTTTACGTGGATGCAAAGAGTGACGCAGATGCTACTGAAAAGAGAGTTGCTGGAAACAAAAGAAGCTTTAGCCATGATGGTGAAGAAGGGGATGGAGGACTTAAAAGATTGAACTAG